Proteins found in one Megalobrama amblycephala isolate DHTTF-2021 linkage group LG5, ASM1881202v1, whole genome shotgun sequence genomic segment:
- the LOC125269246 gene encoding adhesion G protein-coupled receptor E5-like, whose product MRAKISNLTNNIEMLFKQKDLVGVASCSSWDGKGNLTWTTSGCETEKVNNNTIKCSCSHLTFFAVLMSPPDVNANIT is encoded by the exons ATGAGGGCCAAAATCTCCAACCTTACCAACAATATAGAAATGTTGTTTAAACAGAAAGATCTG GTTGGTGTGGCGTCCTGCAGTTCTTGGGATGGAAAAG GAAATCTTACATGGACGACGTCCGGCTGTGAGACAGAAAAAGTCAACAATAACACCATAAAGTGCTCGTGTTCACATCTGACGTTCTTTGCAGTGCTGATG TCTCCTCCAGATGTAAATGCAAACATCACATAG